A window of Opitutus sp. ER46 contains these coding sequences:
- a CDS encoding glycosyltransferase family 39 protein — MKLFGIGLLLVVALVSAALNPVTTESTASYTLELTLTASGPGEVEAYFDLGSGFSEANARRLPLRPGVAAAVYSFALPPGRLVRLRLDPTNGAERVVLHRARFVTPSGETLRRLAPEELTPLQQIAAARVGVDGLEIQPTTAANDAQLLASFSPALEIPTATRTRIPYPVTAALALVAAVLASAHVGRQAGWRLGGRHLAERLILGFLALVAWWTAGGYLLGAAGVLARPWAWLLWLGLGVLLAGRPVARGGGGLRTRRWQTLLRSRPYLTLALALVGFLTLTNVVLLFGPSPNSFDAMLYHLTRVGYYLQQGSLAAYGGNHFSQDQLGQGSAVLLSGLYALGGRSDVVAGWPQFLSWFVLGAAVYAVARTYRLRPSGAAFAGFTAMLLSIAWLEAVTAQNDLLIAAELAAAFFLLRRYRDERRILWLALAGLALGLAIGTKASALTLLPALALAVGPSLWRVRVAAVTGLTALVFILPAGYVGNVRRHGHPLGAEALTLHVGAEHTIASRLAVGGRNALRFALDFCTLDLAPPTERLAARLANAKGRVASALARHGVDLVGTDNSRMGFMSPRLIRPDENLSYFGPFGLLLLAGFLVSCGARNLRWLAVGGIVFLATQCLAGPYDLTRGRQFLYGAVLFLPGLAWWASRWRRGGRLAATGFVALACVHVAPAALLRNNAFFLPHAGRPAFWGQDRVQQMTGLHPSYPAQRAFAERVPLHARVGVALSGYEYPLFGPRHARTLVPLLNQPAGTPLPADLDWLVFTPGPPPREVRATDIDLGAGWFLRRLLPAGETRR, encoded by the coding sequence ATGAAGCTCTTCGGCATCGGACTCCTGCTGGTGGTCGCACTCGTCAGCGCGGCCTTGAATCCAGTCACGACGGAGAGCACCGCTTCATACACGCTCGAACTCACCCTGACCGCCTCCGGCCCCGGTGAGGTGGAGGCCTATTTCGATCTCGGCTCCGGCTTCTCCGAGGCCAATGCCCGGCGGCTGCCGCTGCGGCCCGGCGTGGCGGCCGCGGTCTACTCGTTCGCGTTGCCGCCCGGCCGGCTCGTCCGCCTGCGACTTGATCCGACCAACGGCGCCGAGCGCGTCGTTCTCCACCGGGCGCGTTTCGTCACCCCGTCCGGCGAAACCCTGCGTCGTCTCGCGCCGGAGGAACTCACCCCGCTCCAGCAAATCGCCGCGGCGCGTGTCGGGGTCGATGGACTGGAGATCCAGCCGACCACCGCCGCCAACGACGCCCAACTACTCGCCTCGTTCTCGCCGGCCCTCGAGATTCCCACGGCAACGCGCACCCGTATTCCCTATCCGGTGACCGCCGCGCTCGCACTGGTCGCCGCCGTTCTCGCCAGCGCGCACGTCGGCCGCCAGGCTGGCTGGCGGCTCGGCGGACGTCACCTCGCCGAGCGCCTCATCCTCGGCTTCCTCGCCCTCGTGGCGTGGTGGACCGCCGGCGGTTACCTGCTGGGCGCCGCCGGCGTCCTGGCGCGGCCGTGGGCCTGGCTGCTGTGGCTCGGACTGGGCGTGCTCCTCGCTGGCCGGCCTGTCGCCCGCGGCGGTGGCGGCCTGCGAACGCGACGCTGGCAGACGCTGCTCCGGAGCCGTCCTTACCTGACGCTCGCGCTGGCGCTGGTCGGCTTCCTCACGCTCACCAACGTCGTCCTGCTCTTCGGCCCCAGCCCAAACAGCTTCGACGCGATGCTCTACCACCTGACCCGCGTCGGCTATTACCTGCAGCAGGGCAGCCTCGCGGCTTACGGCGGCAACCACTTCTCCCAGGACCAACTCGGCCAGGGTTCCGCCGTCCTGCTCAGCGGCTTGTACGCCCTCGGCGGCCGCAGCGACGTAGTCGCCGGGTGGCCGCAGTTTCTGTCGTGGTTCGTTCTCGGCGCCGCCGTGTACGCGGTCGCGCGGACGTACCGGCTGCGTCCTTCCGGCGCCGCCTTCGCCGGATTCACGGCCATGCTCCTCAGCATCGCGTGGCTGGAGGCGGTGACCGCCCAGAACGATCTGCTGATCGCCGCGGAACTCGCCGCCGCGTTCTTCCTGCTGCGTCGCTACCGCGACGAACGGCGCATCCTCTGGCTCGCGCTCGCCGGGCTGGCGCTCGGGCTCGCCATCGGCACCAAGGCGAGCGCGCTGACGCTCCTGCCCGCCCTCGCCCTCGCGGTCGGACCTTCCCTCTGGCGCGTGCGGGTCGCCGCCGTCACCGGGCTCACCGCGCTGGTGTTCATCCTGCCCGCCGGCTACGTCGGCAACGTCCGCCGCCACGGTCACCCGCTCGGGGCCGAGGCGCTCACGTTGCACGTCGGCGCAGAGCACACGATCGCCTCGCGGCTCGCGGTCGGGGGACGCAACGCCCTGCGTTTCGCCCTCGATTTCTGCACGCTCGATCTGGCCCCTCCCACCGAGCGCCTTGCCGCGCGGCTCGCCAACGCCAAGGGGCGCGTTGCGTCCGCGCTGGCCCGGCACGGCGTCGACCTCGTCGGCACCGACAACTCGCGCATGGGCTTCATGTCCCCGCGCCTCATCCGCCCCGACGAAAACCTCTCCTATTTCGGCCCATTCGGCCTCCTCCTCCTCGCCGGCTTCCTCGTCTCCTGCGGCGCGCGGAACCTGCGGTGGCTTGCCGTCGGCGGTATCGTCTTTCTGGCGACGCAGTGCCTGGCCGGCCCGTACGATCTCACGCGTGGCCGCCAATTCCTGTACGGCGCGGTGCTGTTCCTGCCGGGACTCGCCTGGTGGGCCAGTCGCTGGCGGCGCGGCGGCCGGCTCGCCGCCACGGGATTCGTCGCGCTCGCCTGCGTCCACGTCGCCCCGGCCGCGCTGCTGCGCAACAACGCGTTCTTCCTGCCGCACGCGGGCCGCCCTGCCTTCTGGGGGCAGGACCGCGTGCAGCAGATGACCGGCCTCCACCCCAGCTATCCCGCCCAACGCGCCTTCGCCGAGCGCGTCCCGCTCCACGCCCGCGTCGGCGTCGCGCTCTCCGGCTACGAGTACCCGCTGTTCGGTCCGCGCCACGCGCGCACCTTGGTCCCTCTGCTCAACCAGCCTGCCGGCACACCCCTGCCCGCCGATCTCGACTGGCTCGTGTTCACGCCCGGTCCGCCGCCCCGCGAAGTACGGGCGACTGACATCGACCTCGGCGCCGGCTGGTTCCTGCGTCGCCTGCTCCCGGCCGGCGAAACGCGGCGCTGA
- a CDS encoding radical SAM protein, whose amino-acid sequence MSFDGVLDGNDGWRAYGWAIDRSRPNEPVEVEYTLSSGGTGTVVADVFRADLKQAGIGDGQHAFAIPLPMRAGDAPQIAVRIKGTSFELRGSPTVQKHREVLALVAGDIVNNCNLRCPFCVVDYAGIRGLKLMTEETFRKAAELMPLVPPGQFWLSCLHEPTMHPRLVDFIESVPLELRNRISFTSNLSRRLPEDWFGRLARSGIHSLRVSFDSRQPEVFGALRAGARYEVFKQNVERLVAALRGTPERPRLHFITMAFQDNVGEIVDLIRYCRHELGADSHEVRFLYYMPHLAQWGKEHILTIEQWDQLEAALQPLKAETALQIAGPVPGTREQFEEQKGLAEYVARENAFGWGDDARQTPVPVPENVANRLPDDTFQLRLRWDGLVVAEGCPEHEFRLNVAQLARPAEYFETLRLAAWQARQPAVRA is encoded by the coding sequence ATGTCATTCGACGGCGTCCTCGACGGAAATGACGGGTGGCGGGCCTATGGCTGGGCCATCGACCGCTCGCGTCCGAACGAACCGGTCGAGGTCGAGTACACGCTTTCGTCGGGCGGGACCGGCACCGTCGTCGCCGATGTCTTTCGCGCCGATCTGAAGCAGGCGGGAATTGGCGACGGCCAGCATGCCTTCGCGATTCCGCTGCCCATGCGGGCGGGGGACGCGCCGCAGATCGCGGTGCGGATCAAGGGGACGAGCTTTGAACTGCGGGGCAGCCCGACAGTGCAGAAGCACCGCGAGGTGCTGGCGCTGGTCGCGGGTGACATCGTCAACAACTGCAACCTGCGGTGTCCGTTCTGCGTGGTCGATTACGCCGGGATCCGCGGATTGAAGCTGATGACGGAGGAAACCTTCCGAAAGGCGGCGGAGTTGATGCCGCTGGTGCCGCCGGGCCAGTTCTGGCTCTCCTGCCTCCACGAACCGACGATGCACCCGCGGCTGGTGGACTTCATCGAGAGCGTGCCGCTGGAGCTGCGGAACCGGATCAGCTTCACGTCGAACCTGTCGCGGCGGCTGCCGGAGGACTGGTTTGGCCGGCTCGCGCGGTCGGGAATTCACAGCCTGCGGGTGTCGTTCGATTCGCGGCAGCCGGAGGTGTTTGGCGCGCTGCGCGCGGGGGCGCGTTACGAGGTGTTCAAGCAGAACGTGGAGCGGTTGGTCGCGGCGCTGCGGGGCACACCGGAGCGGCCGCGGCTGCATTTCATCACGATGGCGTTTCAGGACAACGTCGGCGAAATCGTGGACCTGATCCGTTACTGCCGGCACGAGCTCGGGGCCGATTCGCACGAAGTGCGGTTTCTCTACTACATGCCGCACCTCGCGCAGTGGGGGAAGGAACACATCCTGACGATCGAGCAATGGGACCAGTTGGAGGCGGCGCTGCAGCCGTTGAAGGCGGAGACGGCGCTGCAGATCGCGGGCCCGGTGCCCGGGACGCGCGAGCAGTTCGAAGAGCAGAAGGGCCTGGCGGAGTACGTGGCCCGCGAAAATGCGTTCGGCTGGGGTGACGACGCGCGGCAGACGCCGGTGCCGGTACCGGAGAACGTGGCGAACCGGCTGCCCGACGATACGTTTCAACTCCGGTTGCGCTGGGATGGCCTCGTCGTGGCGGAAGGATGTCCGGAGCACGAGTTCCGTCTCAACGTCGCACAGCTCGCGCGGCCGGCGGAGTATTTCGAGACGCTGCGCCTCGCGGCGTGGCAGGCGCGGCAGCCCGCGGTGCGGGCGTAG
- a CDS encoding methyltransferase domain-containing protein translates to MEHLELVARYLTGPGVEIGAFKTPIPGIKPIYVDRFANYANEPTLADYYGDASELPFFDSSLQYVASSHVLEHSANPLGALAEWYRVLAHLGIIYMVVPDRRKTFDHRRPLTAPAHMLEDYRRGTTQSDGTHIDDFVYGLDWRLFSPATPPELEQKERDQYAANYRGAVAAGHEINIHFHVFEPPVLTGLIELGNRERIWAGRIEVVEVQESFPSSNPLGFLVVARVHKPLTTRLRATFTRRGLRPDARKLNAA, encoded by the coding sequence ATGGAACACCTCGAACTCGTTGCGCGTTACCTCACCGGACCCGGCGTGGAAATCGGCGCCTTCAAGACGCCCATTCCCGGGATCAAACCGATCTACGTGGACCGGTTCGCCAACTACGCCAACGAGCCAACGCTCGCCGACTACTACGGCGACGCGAGCGAGCTGCCGTTCTTCGACTCTTCGCTCCAATACGTCGCCTCCTCGCACGTGCTCGAGCACTCCGCCAACCCGCTCGGCGCCCTGGCCGAATGGTACCGCGTCCTGGCGCACCTCGGCATCATCTACATGGTGGTCCCGGATCGCCGGAAGACGTTCGATCACCGCCGGCCGCTAACCGCGCCCGCGCACATGCTCGAGGATTATCGCCGCGGCACCACGCAGTCCGACGGCACGCACATCGACGACTTCGTGTACGGACTCGACTGGCGGCTCTTCTCCCCGGCGACGCCGCCGGAGTTGGAGCAAAAGGAACGCGACCAGTACGCCGCCAACTACCGCGGTGCCGTCGCCGCGGGTCACGAGATCAACATCCACTTTCACGTCTTCGAGCCGCCGGTCCTCACGGGGCTCATCGAACTCGGCAACCGTGAGCGCATCTGGGCCGGCCGCATCGAGGTGGTCGAGGTGCAGGAGTCCTTTCCGTCCTCCAACCCGCTCGGGTTCCTCGTCGTCGCGCGCGTCCACAAGCCCCTCACCACCCGGCTCCGCGCCACCTTCACCCGCCGGGGACTGCGCCCCGACGCTCGCAAGCTGAACGCGGCTTAG
- a CDS encoding class I SAM-dependent methyltransferase yields MHAALDFPSTTDICDPLTLCVRGWVHAGSEPAPIAIEAVANGTLSLGRTTLLYPRADVSTALGLPVDTPTGFTLLGTATALVAEKTLALAVVAHFADGRRETILTREVALTGRDYRTGDWGILIDPAFPHLVRQEHMYHSGPPLDAPSADLLALLNRYLPRPSARVLDIGCGRGPYGPPLIAAGYQWLGVEIRAEDCATMAERGLPHRQVDGSRLPFANGEFDAAICIEVLEHTTDPWSFIAEARRVTRGRLLISVPNLELVPYLRPYLAVPWHLLESDHRNFFSRASLRELLRPHFRTVEIQSYGETPLRTREGARLDYHLFAVAEV; encoded by the coding sequence ATGCACGCCGCCCTCGACTTCCCGTCGACCACCGACATCTGCGACCCCCTCACGTTGTGCGTCCGCGGCTGGGTGCACGCGGGGTCCGAGCCCGCGCCCATCGCAATCGAGGCCGTCGCCAACGGCACGCTGAGCCTCGGCCGCACCACTCTTTTATATCCGCGCGCCGACGTCTCGACGGCACTCGGGCTCCCGGTCGACACCCCCACCGGTTTCACGTTGCTCGGCACCGCGACCGCCTTGGTCGCGGAGAAGACGCTCGCCCTTGCCGTCGTGGCGCACTTCGCCGACGGCCGCCGCGAGACCATTCTCACCCGCGAGGTCGCCCTCACCGGCCGCGATTATCGCACCGGCGACTGGGGCATTCTCATCGACCCCGCGTTTCCGCACCTCGTCCGGCAGGAGCACATGTATCACAGCGGTCCTCCGCTGGACGCGCCGAGCGCGGACCTGCTCGCCCTGCTGAACCGATACCTGCCCCGACCCTCCGCCCGCGTTCTGGACATCGGCTGCGGCCGCGGTCCGTATGGCCCGCCGTTGATCGCCGCCGGTTACCAGTGGCTGGGCGTGGAGATTCGCGCCGAGGACTGCGCCACGATGGCTGAACGCGGGCTTCCCCATCGCCAGGTCGATGGGAGCCGCCTGCCGTTCGCCAATGGCGAGTTCGACGCCGCGATCTGCATCGAGGTGCTCGAGCATACGACCGATCCCTGGTCGTTCATCGCCGAGGCTCGACGCGTCACTCGCGGCCGGCTGCTCATCTCCGTGCCCAACCTCGAGCTCGTGCCCTACCTGCGCCCGTACCTCGCCGTGCCGTGGCACCTGCTCGAGAGCGACCACCGCAACTTCTTTTCCCGCGCCAGCCTCCGCGAACTCCTCCGGCCACATTTCCGCACGGTCGAGATCCAGTCGTACGGCGAGACGCCGCTGCGCACGCGTGAAGGCGCGCGGCTCGACTACCACCTGTTTGCCGTTGCCGAGGTCTGA
- a CDS encoding glycosyltransferase, with translation MSRICLLVDQFLPPTEPARAAAAADPWALASAFASGGEDVTIIDANFALEGTPAGLPAAARSRDLGYVALRETPPAFAVPLFPQAESHTRAHHAARLLGELTPEVCIVLGSPALAAIALLRRQTGGALASTRFVVLVSNLPRELARLAQDDLPLGGREEIVHDYLERRALSAADAVIFSDRAVLARVVDAGLVSAASARQLETLSDSTAWRPYLVPAPAHPAPRPLPRVSVCLPYYEQPDFLADALASLAAQTLPPHEVILMDDGSKSPAALRAYAEAEKRYATLGWRFLHQPNAGPAAARNRLVEHATGDAVLFCDTDNRFRPEMVATLARALAMTGADCVTCAFATFSDPVDPADPGYVLSPLGGCVELGLIENVLGDTNFLVRRSVFLEQGGFSAERLADEDWQFLLQLLRHGGRVETVPDVLFDYRRLATSRARRQGEFASAVITLAPVLAQTDPAWRRLWPHLVASVRNPRVPQLEHQLRANQLKHQAELATLQQAYDSREHQHRAEIAAREQQHRADLDRERHLLALARADLRRRHWEIVVQKSAVEQARAATAAAEGRHADEIREAAVREQALAGDVADREQRIRTLEDKLRRMQASWSWQATAPARALRRQLVDPFRRAPKEDASAAAPAPEFRLAVDRPAFWDAAPASGVISGWCLGAGQRPTPNIRVLLDGTPLPGTTGQSREDVAQAHGLAASAAGCGFEFHYRLAADTDHALRVEVQADDGSWQVAREGTLHTTSRPRAVHDYASWVECFSTVTPDKAAALRERLAALPATARPLLSVLMPVHNAPERWLERAVESVRAQVYENWELCIADDASTAAHVRPLLERLQAADSRIRVTFRPRNGHISAASNSALELVRGEFVALLDHDDELPSDALAEVALLLAAQPETDLVFSDEDKIDEDGRRRDPYFKPDFLPDLLLGQNCLSHLSVYRTALVREVGGFRVGYEGSQDWDLALRVVDRTTPERVRHLPKVLYHWRAISGSTAVTVSAKNYSVDAARRALCDHFARRGIAAEVRPVPGDHWQIVYPLPHPAPLVSIIIPTRNACALLRTCVGSILARTEYPNFEVIVVNNRSDDPETLAFFEELRREDNVRTVDFDAPFNFSAINNHAVRAARGEVLCFLNNDIEVITGRWLDELASHALRPEIGAVGAMLYYPNNTIQHAGVVLGLGGVANHAFLHYRHGTDGYMNRARLAQNYSAVTAACLAVRREVFARVGGFDAEHLAVAFNDIDLCLRIRAAGYRNLWTPFAELYHHESASRGSDHDPAKQARFTAEIEHMRRTWGPQLDRDPAYNPNLTLDLLGWALAWPPRA, from the coding sequence ATGAGCCGGATTTGCCTTCTCGTTGACCAATTCCTGCCTCCGACCGAGCCCGCCCGCGCGGCGGCCGCCGCCGATCCGTGGGCGCTCGCCTCGGCGTTCGCGAGCGGTGGGGAGGACGTCACGATCATCGACGCCAATTTTGCGTTGGAAGGCACGCCCGCCGGTCTGCCGGCAGCCGCCCGTTCCCGTGACTTGGGCTACGTGGCGCTGCGCGAAACGCCGCCGGCGTTCGCGGTTCCCCTTTTTCCCCAGGCCGAGAGCCACACCCGCGCCCACCACGCCGCCCGCCTGCTCGGCGAACTGACGCCCGAGGTGTGCATCGTGCTCGGCTCGCCCGCCCTCGCGGCGATCGCGCTCCTGCGTCGCCAGACCGGCGGCGCCCTCGCGTCGACCCGCTTTGTCGTCCTCGTGTCCAACCTGCCGCGCGAGCTCGCAAGGCTCGCCCAGGACGACCTGCCCCTCGGCGGACGCGAGGAGATCGTCCATGACTATCTCGAGCGACGGGCCCTCAGCGCCGCCGACGCGGTAATCTTCTCCGACCGGGCGGTGCTCGCCCGCGTGGTCGACGCCGGCCTCGTCTCGGCCGCATCGGCCCGCCAGCTCGAAACACTCTCGGACTCCACGGCGTGGCGACCCTACCTGGTCCCCGCCCCCGCGCATCCCGCGCCGCGGCCATTGCCGCGCGTCAGCGTCTGCCTGCCCTATTACGAGCAACCCGACTTCCTCGCGGACGCGCTCGCCTCGCTCGCTGCGCAGACTCTGCCGCCGCACGAGGTGATTCTGATGGACGACGGCTCGAAGTCGCCCGCCGCCCTGCGCGCCTACGCGGAGGCGGAGAAGCGCTACGCGACCCTGGGCTGGCGCTTCCTGCATCAGCCGAACGCCGGCCCCGCCGCCGCCCGCAACCGCCTCGTCGAACACGCCACCGGCGACGCCGTCCTGTTCTGCGACACCGACAACCGGTTCCGGCCCGAAATGGTCGCCACCCTGGCGCGCGCCCTGGCCATGACCGGGGCTGATTGCGTGACGTGCGCGTTCGCCACGTTCTCCGATCCGGTCGACCCGGCTGATCCCGGCTACGTGCTTTCGCCGCTGGGCGGCTGCGTCGAACTTGGGCTCATCGAGAACGTCCTCGGCGACACCAACTTTCTCGTCCGCCGCTCCGTGTTTCTGGAGCAGGGCGGCTTCTCCGCCGAACGACTTGCCGACGAGGACTGGCAGTTTCTCCTGCAACTGCTCCGCCATGGCGGACGCGTCGAGACGGTCCCCGACGTGCTCTTTGACTACCGCCGCCTGGCCACCAGCCGCGCGCGACGCCAAGGCGAGTTCGCCAGCGCCGTCATCACGCTTGCGCCCGTGCTGGCGCAGACCGATCCGGCGTGGCGCCGCCTGTGGCCCCACCTCGTGGCTTCGGTGCGCAACCCGCGCGTTCCCCAACTCGAGCATCAGCTCCGCGCCAACCAGCTGAAGCATCAGGCTGAACTGGCGACACTGCAGCAGGCCTACGACAGCCGCGAACACCAACATCGCGCCGAGATCGCTGCCCGCGAGCAACAGCATCGTGCCGACCTCGACCGGGAACGGCATCTCCTCGCGCTCGCCCGCGCTGACCTGCGCCGCCGTCATTGGGAGATCGTCGTACAGAAGTCCGCCGTCGAACAGGCCCGCGCCGCCACCGCCGCCGCCGAGGGCCGTCACGCGGATGAGATCCGCGAAGCGGCGGTCCGCGAGCAGGCCCTGGCTGGCGATGTTGCCGATCGCGAGCAGCGCATCCGCACGCTCGAGGACAAACTGCGCCGCATGCAGGCCTCCTGGTCCTGGCAGGCCACCGCTCCCGCCCGCGCCCTGCGCCGTCAGTTGGTCGATCCGTTCCGCCGCGCGCCCAAGGAGGACGCCTCCGCCGCCGCGCCCGCGCCAGAGTTTCGCCTCGCGGTGGACCGCCCCGCCTTCTGGGACGCCGCTCCTGCCTCGGGCGTTATCTCCGGCTGGTGCCTCGGCGCCGGCCAACGGCCCACTCCAAACATCCGCGTGCTGCTCGACGGCACGCCGCTCCCCGGCACCACCGGCCAGAGCCGGGAGGATGTCGCCCAGGCCCACGGGCTCGCCGCCTCCGCCGCGGGCTGCGGGTTCGAATTTCACTACCGGCTCGCCGCCGACACCGACCACGCGCTCCGCGTCGAGGTGCAGGCCGACGACGGCTCCTGGCAGGTTGCGCGCGAAGGCACCCTCCACACCACGAGCCGGCCGCGCGCCGTGCACGACTACGCCTCGTGGGTCGAGTGCTTCAGCACCGTCACGCCGGACAAGGCCGCCGCGCTGCGGGAACGCCTCGCGGCGCTGCCCGCGACCGCGCGGCCGCTCCTCTCGGTCCTCATGCCGGTCCACAACGCGCCCGAGCGCTGGCTCGAGCGCGCCGTCGAGTCCGTCCGCGCCCAGGTGTACGAGAACTGGGAGCTCTGCATCGCCGACGACGCCTCCACCGCCGCCCACGTGCGGCCGCTCCTCGAGCGGCTCCAGGCCGCGGATTCCCGCATCCGCGTCACGTTCCGCCCGAGGAACGGCCATATCTCCGCCGCGTCCAACTCCGCCTTGGAACTCGTCCGCGGTGAATTCGTCGCCCTGCTCGACCACGACGACGAACTGCCGTCCGACGCCCTGGCCGAGGTCGCACTCCTCCTCGCCGCCCAGCCGGAAACCGACCTTGTCTTCTCCGACGAGGACAAGATCGACGAGGACGGCCGGCGCCGGGATCCGTATTTCAAACCCGACTTCCTGCCCGACCTGCTCCTCGGCCAGAACTGTCTGTCGCACCTTTCCGTCTACCGCACCGCGCTCGTCCGCGAGGTCGGCGGCTTCCGCGTCGGCTACGAGGGCAGCCAGGACTGGGATCTCGCCCTGCGCGTCGTCGACCGCACCACGCCCGAGCGCGTCCGCCACCTGCCCAAGGTGCTCTACCACTGGCGCGCGATCAGCGGCTCCACCGCCGTCACGGTCAGCGCAAAGAACTACTCCGTTGACGCCGCCCGGCGCGCCCTCTGCGACCACTTTGCCCGCCGCGGCATCGCCGCCGAGGTCCGCCCCGTCCCGGGCGATCACTGGCAGATCGTCTACCCGCTGCCCCATCCCGCCCCGCTCGTCTCGATCATCATCCCGACGCGCAACGCCTGCGCGCTGCTCCGGACGTGCGTCGGCTCCATCCTCGCGCGCACCGAGTATCCAAACTTCGAGGTCATCGTGGTGAACAACCGTTCCGACGACCCCGAGACGCTTGCGTTCTTCGAGGAACTCCGGCGCGAGGACAACGTCCGGACCGTCGACTTCGACGCCCCGTTCAACTTCTCGGCCATCAACAACCACGCCGTCCGCGCGGCCCGCGGCGAGGTCCTGTGCTTCCTCAACAACGATATCGAGGTCATTACGGGGCGCTGGCTCGACGAGCTGGCCAGCCACGCCCTGCGCCCGGAGATCGGGGCCGTGGGCGCGATGCTCTACTACCCCAACAACACCATCCAGCACGCCGGCGTCGTCCTGGGCCTCGGGGGCGTCGCGAACCACGCGTTCCTGCACTACCGGCACGGCACTGACGGCTACATGAACCGCGCGCGACTCGCCCAGAACTACAGCGCGGTCACCGCCGCGTGCCTCGCCGTGCGTCGCGAGGTTTTCGCCCGCGTCGGCGGGTTCGACGCCGAGCACCTCGCGGTGGCCTTCAACGACATCGACCTTTGTCTGCGCATCCGCGCCGCCGGGTACCGCAATCTCTGGACGCCCTTCGCCGAGTTGTACCACCACGAATCCGCGTCGCGCGGCAGTGACCACGACCCCGCCAAGCAGGCCCGCTTCACCGCGGAGATCGAACACATGCGCCGCACCTGGGGCCCCCAGCTCGATCGCGACCCCGCGTACAATCCGAACCTCACCCTCGACCTTCTCGGCTGGGCCCTCGCCTGGCCGCCGCGCGCGTGA
- a CDS encoding glycosyltransferase family 2 protein, with protein sequence MNAINATAAGEHAAFRSWVDHPTTQTLVHAHVVLRGWCYHLDGMPIRAIRARVGDRTFPGLHGDPRPDVFAAVGGVPTSERSGYELALTLSGGANLCVLEVQLANGAWHEFKRFTLHAEPPPAGDRWRWFNFWARAWLGRPSAWDRLTPDERDFVVAWVRHQGWLNLQLLPQYAPRPVTPEVFPTSGARPEHLPRLSVVTPSYQQARFLETTMLSVLDQPGIRLEYVVQDGGSTDGSAEIIRRHAARLAHGESVRDAGQADAVCRGFAHTTGGPEDVMMYLNSDDALMPGAARYVLEYFARHPDVDAVYGHRVLIDENNQEVGRWFSPRQACDDLRLHDLVPQETLFWRRRMWDRVGGINPSFQFALDWDLLLRFAAAGAKIVRLPRFLGMFRLHSLQKSQARLEENGIPEMNVLRRRTLGREPTDDEMHRSMRRAQVDSALLLALSRRGLRL encoded by the coding sequence GTGAACGCGATCAATGCCACGGCGGCCGGTGAGCACGCCGCCTTTCGCAGCTGGGTTGATCATCCGACCACGCAGACCCTCGTCCACGCGCACGTGGTCCTGCGCGGTTGGTGCTACCATCTCGATGGCATGCCGATCCGTGCCATCCGCGCGCGCGTCGGCGATCGCACCTTCCCAGGCCTGCACGGTGATCCCCGCCCCGACGTCTTCGCCGCCGTGGGCGGCGTTCCCACCAGCGAGCGCTCGGGCTACGAGCTCGCGCTGACGCTGTCCGGCGGCGCCAACCTGTGCGTCCTCGAGGTGCAGCTCGCGAACGGCGCGTGGCACGAGTTCAAACGCTTCACCCTGCACGCAGAACCGCCCCCCGCCGGCGACCGCTGGCGCTGGTTCAACTTCTGGGCGCGCGCCTGGCTGGGACGCCCTTCCGCCTGGGACCGCCTCACGCCGGACGAACGCGATTTCGTCGTCGCCTGGGTCCGGCACCAGGGCTGGCTCAATCTTCAGCTTCTGCCGCAGTACGCACCGCGGCCCGTCACGCCCGAGGTGTTTCCGACGTCCGGCGCCCGGCCTGAACACCTGCCCCGGCTCAGCGTGGTCACTCCGTCGTACCAGCAGGCCCGCTTCCTCGAGACGACCATGCTCAGCGTGCTCGATCAGCCGGGCATCCGGCTCGAATACGTGGTCCAGGACGGCGGATCCACCGACGGCAGCGCCGAGATTATCCGCCGCCATGCCGCTCGCCTCGCCCATGGCGAATCAGTCCGCGATGCCGGCCAGGCCGATGCCGTCTGCCGCGGCTTCGCCCACACCACCGGCGGCCCCGAGGACGTGATGATGTACCTGAACTCGGACGACGCCCTGATGCCCGGCGCCGCCCGCTACGTGCTCGAGTACTTCGCCCGCCATCCGGACGTCGACGCCGTGTACGGTCATCGCGTCCTCATTGATGAGAACAACCAGGAGGTCGGCCGCTGGTTCTCGCCGCGCCAAGCCTGCGATGATTTGCGGCTGCACGACCTCGTTCCGCAGGAAACATTGTTCTGGCGGCGGCGCATGTGGGACCGCGTGGGTGGGATCAACCCCAGCTTTCAATTCGCCCTGGATTGGGACCTCCTGCTACGTTTTGCCGCTGCCGGGGCGAAGATCGTCCGGCTGCCCCGCTTCCTTGGCATGTTCCGCCTCCACTCGCTGCAGAAGTCCCAGGCCCGACTCGAAGAGAACGGCATCCCCGAGATGAACGTCCTCCGGCGGCGCACGCTCGGGCGTGAGCCAACGGACGACGAGATGCACCGCAGCATGCGCCGCGCGCAGGTCGACAGCGCCCTCCTTTTGGCTCTCTCTCGGCGAGGACTGCGCCTATGA